Within the Flavobacterium sp. CG_23.5 genome, the region TTACAGTCATTCTTTGATGATCGGTATTTCAATTACAGCCAAAATATTTCAAAGCCTTTATTATCGCGAAAAAGTTGCAGTAGATTATCTCCTTACATTTCTTGGGGGAATATTTCGAGCAGACAAGTATTGCAAAAAGCGGCCACATTCCGATTGACTTGTTCCAATAAAAAACAAATCGATTCCTTTATTTCGAGACTTACCTGGCAAGCTCATTTCATTCAAAAATTTGAAATGGAAGAAACCATGGAATTTGGCAGTGTGAATAAAGGGTTTCATTCTTTGAAAAAGAAAATAAACGAAAACTATATCATTGCATGGAAAACAGGACAAACGGGATTTCCGTTAATTGATGCATCTATGCGCTGTTTGAACGAAACGGGATATTTGAACTTTAGAATGAGAGCCATGCTGGTTTCTTTCTTTACTCATAATTTGTGGCAACCTTGGCAAGAGGCCTCCCAGCATTTATCAAAAATGTTTTTAGATTTCGAGCCCGGAATTCATTTTCCTCAATTGCAAATGCAAGCAGGTGAAACTGGAGTCAATATGTTACGAATTTACAACCCAATTAAAAACAGTTTGGAGCACGATCCAGAATGCGAGTTTATAAAAAAATGGGTTCCCGAATTAAAAAATTTACCAATACAATTCATTCACGACCCATCAAAAATGACTTTTTTAGATCAAAAATTCCACAATTTTGATATTGGAATTGATTATCCAAAACAAATTGTAAATATAGAACGAACGCGCAAATTTGCTAGTGATTATTTATGGGGAATTAAAAAAAATCCCTTAGCAAAAGAAGAAAGTTTTAGAATTTTAAGTTTACATACCATGGCGGATATTGGCGATAGCGATTAATATAAAATGATAAAAAAAGTTAGTTAACTCCTTTAGATATAGTGCGAATAATAGAAATGGTTTCGGGGAGCGCGTACAAGAAAGAAAAACGAAACATCAAAAATAAAGAACTTCTAGCTAAGGAAGATTTAAATGTTCGAAGCAAAGACAGAGTAACAATAATAAAATTTCTACGATAAAATAGACTAAACAAATAAACATGAAAAACATTGTAATCATTGGCGGAAGCAAAGGAATTGGAAATGCCATTTTGCTGCAGCAATTAGAAACTAATTTGGTTCATAATATAAGTAGAAATTCGCCTGAGGTTTCACATCCTAATTTGATTCATCATTCATTAAATGTTTTACAGGATGAGCTTCCTGAAATTGAAAACATTGATACTTTAATTTATTGTCCTGGCTCCATTAATTTGAAACCGATAGCAAGTTTGAGTATCGATGATTTTAGAAATGATTTTGAAATCAATGTTATTGGAGCCGTAAAAACCATCCAGAAATATTTACCAGTTTTAAAAAAAGGGACTAATCCATCTATTATTTTATTCAGCACCGTTGCAGCAAAACTAGGAATGCCATTTCATGCTAGTATTACTACTGCAAAAGCTGGAGTTGAAGGATTAGTAAAATCGTTGGGAGCAGAATTGGCGTCGGTAGTACGCATCAATGCCATTGCTCCCACGATTACCGAAACGTCACTTTCGGCAAATATTTTAAGGAATGACCGAATGAAAGAAAACATGGTCGAACGTCACCCTATGAAAGGATATTTAAAACCCGAAGAAGTGGCTGAAATGGCAAATTTCCTGATTTCGGAAAAAGCTAAATCAATTTCAGGACAGGTCTTTGAAATGGATTATGGAATTGTAACCTTCAAAATTTAGAAAAAAAACTGATTATTTAAAATTAATAAAAACACAAAATGATATTATCCAAAACAAAAAGCTACGAGAAAATCGAACAATATGATACTGAAGTAACAGCCATATTGGCTGATAATTACAAAACTATCATTGAAAATTTAGGAGAAGATGTCAACCGCGAAGGACTCGAAAAAACACCCGAAAGAGTGGCTAAAGCCATGCAGTATTTGACTCACGGTTATGAACTGGACCCATTGCAAATTTTGAAATCTGCTCTATTTACTGAGGATCATAAACAAATGATTATAGTAAAAGATATAGAAGTATATTCAATGTGTGAACACCATATGTTACCGTTTTTTGGAAAAGCACATGTTGCCTATATTCCAAATGGAAAAATTGTGGGATTAAGCAAAATACCAAGAATTGTGGATGCATTTGCCAGAAGAATGCAAGTACAAGAACGTTTGACAGACCAAATAAAAGATTGTATTCAAGAAGCCTTAAATCCGCTTGGAGTCGCAGTTGTGATTGAAGCACAACATATGTGTATGCAAATGCGTGGGATTCAGAAGCAAAACTCGGTTACTACCACTTCTTCTTTTACAGGAGCATTCGAAAAAGACAAAACAAGAAAAGAGTTTATTAGTCTTGTTTCCAATAAATTAAGCTAACTTTAATAATTCTAATAACAACATACAATCTACCTATGAAAATTCTCTTAACTGGTGCGACAGGATACATTGGAAAACGACTCTTACCCATTTTAATTGGGCAGGGACATCATGTAATTTGTTGCGTGAGAGATAAAAATAGGTTTTATGTTCCAAAAGAATTTGAAAAGAATGTCGAAGTTATTGAAATTGATTTTCTAAAAAAAGAAACTTTATCAATAATCCCAATCGAAATAGATGCAGCCTATTATTTGATGCACTCTATGTCAAGTTCCTCAAATAATTTTGACGAATTAGAAGGTATTTCAGCTAGAAATTTTGTTGAAAGAATCAATCAGACTAATGCAAAACAAGTACTTTATCTTAGCGGTATAGTCAATGATGATTCTTTGTCCAAACATTTGGCTTCCAGAAAAAATGTCGAAAAAATTTTAAACACCGGTACAGTTCCAACAACCACACTTAGAGCCGGAATTATTGTAGGCTCCGGAAGTGCTTCGTTTGAAATAATTAGGGATTTGGTGAATAAACTTCCTATAATGATTGCGCCCAAATGGCTCAATACCAGATGTCAGCCCATTGCAATTCCTGATGTGCTTGAATTTTTGTCTAAATCGTTGCTGAATCCTGTCACTTACAATCAAAGTTTTGACATTGGTGGACCTGATATTCTCACCTATAGAGAAATGTTGTTGGGTTTTGCCAAAGCAAAAAAATTAAAAAGATGGATTTGGACCGTTCCTGTAATGACTCCTAAATTATCTTCCTATTGGTTGTATTTCATCACCTCCACTTCTTTTAAACTCGCCTCCGCTTTAGTAAGCAGCATGAAAGTCGAGGTTATTTGCAAAGACACTCGAATAAATGACTTATTACATGTAAAACCGATGACGTACGAACAAGCGTTGTCAAGAGCTTTAATAAAAGTAGATGAAGATAAAGTAGCGTCAAGCTGGAAAGATTCTCTGGTCAGCGGCAGGTTTAGCAGCAATATTTCCGAATATTTAAAAGTGCCAAAGAAAGACTGTTTTATTGATAGACGTAAAAAAGAAATTGAAAATCGAGAATATACGATTGATAAAATCTGGTCTATTGGTGGAGAATCCGGTTGGTATTATGGAGATTGGCTTTGGGGAATTCGGGGGTTTATTGACAAACTTTTTGGCGGTGTCGGTTCTCGAAGAGGAAGAACAAACCGACATGATATTCATAGCGGTGATGTTTTGGATTTTTGGCGCGTTTTATATGCAAACAAAGAAGAGGGAAAGTTAGTCTTATATGCCGAGATGAAACTCCCCGGACAAGCCTGGCTCGAATTCAAAATTATAAATAATACATTGTATCAAGCCGCCACTTTTAAACCTAAAGGAATTTGGGGAAATTTATATTGGTACTCCGTTTTGCCTTTCCACGGATTTATTTTTAATGGAATGCTGAATAAATTGATAAAGTGATGCTCTCGGTACGCAAATGTCTAAACCATATACGTGTAAGTTCATTTGAGTTAGATTCTTATTCGTATAATTTGTCATTCCGAGGAACGAGGAAACTCACTCGTAACTAATCAAACTTAAGAAAACCCATCCCCGTTGTAGCAATAAAAAAAATTGGTGAAATATTTTGAACCATATAAGAAATGAAAGTTCATTTAAGTTGCGCTTTTTTAGGACTAGACGAATTTGTGATTTTAAGGAATGAGTAATCTCACTTGTAGTTTATTATGCTTAATGAGATTCCTCGTTCCTCGGAATGACAAAACTGAAGCAAAATATTTTCAACCAAATATGAAAATGAAAGTTCATTCACGTTAAACTGGCTAGCATTATATTGTTTATAGTTGTTTTCGAATCAATTAACATTAATAGAGAATTGCAATCTAATTTCGAACTTAAATGAACTTATATCCCTTATATGGTTAATCTATTTTTTTAAATCACTTCAATATTCCAGATTTATAGGTAGCAATGGCTCTGTCTCTTGCGAACGCATGATCTACCATAGGTTCACCATAACCTAAATCAAATTCTTTTATCCACTTCCGAATGTAAATCCCTTTTTCGTCGAATTTTTTAAGTTGGATTTCAGGGTTAAAAACTCTAAAATAAGGCGCTGCGTCACAACCAGTTCCGGCTGCCCACTGCCAGTTTCCAACATTAGAAGACAATTCGTAATCCAATAATTTTTGGGCAAAATAAGCTTCTCCCCATTGCCATTGGACCAGTAAGTGCTTAATTAGAAAACTCGCCACAACCATACGCACTCTATTGTGCATATATCCGGTTTCATTTAATTCTCGCATACCGGCATCCACCATGGGATAACCTGTATTACCAGAACACCAGCGCTTGAAATCTTCTTCGTTGTTGCGCCATTGAATGCCATCATAAGCCGATTTGAAGTTGTGCGTAACCACTTTTGGAAAACTAAAAAGTATTTGCATAAAAAACTCTCTCCAAATCAATTCACTCAAGAAAACGTCATTTTTGTGCACTGCCCAATTAACTAATTTTCGAATGCTAACGGTACCAAAACGCAGATGTGGAGATAGATAAGTTGTTTTATCCAAAGCTGGAAAATCACGTATATCCTGATAATTACCAACGTATTTTAAATTATGAGGTCGCACTTTTATAGTACTTTCTTCAAACCCTATTTCTTCTAAACTAGGGAAAGCAAAATTACTTTTATAGAAATTAGAAAATTTATCTGAAGTTTCATATTCCTGAACCGGAGCAAGTGATTTGTATTTTTCCAGCCATTTATTTTTAAAAGGAGTGTAAACCGTATAAGGCAATCCATCCGCTTTTGTGATTTCTTTTTCTTCGAAAATCACTTGATCTTTGAACAAAAATGAAGCACTGTTATTTGAATTTAATACTTCGCAAATAGCTAAATCTCTTTTGATGGCGTAAGGTTCATAATCTTTATTGAAGAAAACTTCTTTTACATCAAACTCTTGGAGAAGCGATTGCCAAACATCCATTGTTTTTCCTTTTTTTACCAAAAGGGAACTTCCAATTTTTTGTAATTCAGCATTTATATTCGAAAGAGACTCATATATGAAATTCACTCTCGCGTCGTTTTTTGGTAAACTGTCTAAAATGGCCTCATCAAAAATGAATATAGGAACTACGGGATATTTAGAGGTCAAAGCATGGTATAAACCCACATTATCATCCAGTCGCAAATCTCGTCTGAACCAAAATAGCGCTACTTCTTGCTTAATCATTTTTTCGAATTAAACATTTCATCCACTTTAGTTACACGATAAGCAAAAATGGATTTTAATTTATTTTTAACTAGCAGTGTATTCATGATTCGACCCAAGAAGCCAAGTGGTAATCCGTAATGTACCACATCGGTCATTTTGGTTCCGTTTGGTGTTGCTTCAAAGAAATGTTTGTGGTGCCAAAAACTGTAGGGGCCAAATTTTTGCTCGTCAATAAAATAGCTATTTTCTTTAACGCAAGTAATTAGCGTCATCCACGATAATGTAATCCCAAAAAGCGGCGTTACTTTATATTGAATGATTTGACCTGGATACATGGACTTCTGGTCAAAATCAGTGATTTCAAAACCCATTCCTTCCGGTGTGATTTTCTGAAGATTTTTCGGATTGGAAAAGAAAGCCCAACATTCTTCTACAGTTGCATTTACGTGTTGGACAGTTTCTTGTTTGTATATTTTCATGGTTGGTATTTTAGAGATAAATAGTGTCGTATGGATGGGCTCGCGTGAGGGACAGCAGTGGAGCTCTTTTTTGTATCGCCTTTTTTGGCGGTACAAAAAAAGCGGGAACGGATTGCCCGACCCCGCTGTAACGCTAGTGAAAGCGGGGACACGCCCAAACGGAATTACTAGATTTTGTAGTATTTGAATGGTACAAATAGCATTCCGAAACACTCACCGTGTTCCTTGCCTAAATGTTTGTGATGCACTTTGTGCGCTTTACGTAAGCCAATTAAGTACTTGTTATTAGTGTTCTTGAACCACTTGAAACGCTGGTGAATCAATACATCATGAATAGTAAAATAGCAGAAACCATAAAACGTAATTCCTAAACCGATGAAAAATAAATAATTCACGCCACCTTCTACACCAAAGTAAAAAAGGACAATACTTGGCAAGGCAAAAATCACGAAGAAGATGTCATTTCGTTCAAATATATTGGCATACTTAGGCTGATGATGATCCGCATGAAAATACCACATCAAACCATGCATTAAGTATTTATGGGTTAGCCAAGTAACACATTCCATTATCAGGAAAACTCCAAGAAAAATTAAAAAAGAAATCATTATTATTTTTATTTAAATGTAAAAAAATTTAAACCAATTTAAGTTTGTAGGACACGAATGACTTAGCTAGAAGTCCCGCTTTTGTATAATTAGAAACTCGAATTCTTTCGTTACCAATTTCATGACACGGCGTGTTTTCCAACTTTTTCAATAGCTTTTTATAATAAACAAATGCAGTATACACCCCGAATTTAGCTTCGATAGGCAGTTTCAGAATTCCTTGATAAGCCACATCAAAATCTTCCTGAATTTCCTTTATAATCATTTTTTTAGCCTTTTCATCAAATGAATTTAAATCCACTCCAGGAAAATAATTCCTGTTTAAAATCAAATTATCATCCTTCAAATCGCG harbors:
- a CDS encoding cryptochrome/deoxyribodipyrimidine photo-lyase family protein, which translates into the protein MSTNRKHINIVWFKRDLRLQDNEALHNAIQTGQPTLLLYVFEKSLKKDTHYSERHWNFIKQSIVALNTQLENSNTKILSISSEVVETFNIIQEIYKIDTVFSHQETGLKITYERDKSFKRFCKNNQINWIENTNNGIFRKLKDRSNWVSKWENYMNEPQFIFDSGEKNFLDLEAINTLENILKKQNLDTIPDTIFQKGGSTMAHKYLQSFFDDRYFNYSQNISKPLLSRKSCSRLSPYISWGNISSRQVLQKAATFRLTCSNKKQIDSFISRLTWQAHFIQKFEMEETMEFGSVNKGFHSLKKKINENYIIAWKTGQTGFPLIDASMRCLNETGYLNFRMRAMLVSFFTHNLWQPWQEASQHLSKMFLDFEPGIHFPQLQMQAGETGVNMLRIYNPIKNSLEHDPECEFIKKWVPELKNLPIQFIHDPSKMTFLDQKFHNFDIGIDYPKQIVNIERTRKFASDYLWGIKKNPLAKEESFRILSLHTMADIGDSD
- a CDS encoding SDR family oxidoreductase, with the translated sequence MKILLTGATGYIGKRLLPILIGQGHHVICCVRDKNRFYVPKEFEKNVEVIEIDFLKKETLSIIPIEIDAAYYLMHSMSSSSNNFDELEGISARNFVERINQTNAKQVLYLSGIVNDDSLSKHLASRKNVEKILNTGTVPTTTLRAGIIVGSGSASFEIIRDLVNKLPIMIAPKWLNTRCQPIAIPDVLEFLSKSLLNPVTYNQSFDIGGPDILTYREMLLGFAKAKKLKRWIWTVPVMTPKLSSYWLYFITSTSFKLASALVSSMKVEVICKDTRINDLLHVKPMTYEQALSRALIKVDEDKVASSWKDSLVSGRFSSNISEYLKVPKKDCFIDRRKKEIENREYTIDKIWSIGGESGWYYGDWLWGIRGFIDKLFGGVGSRRGRTNRHDIHSGDVLDFWRVLYANKEEGKLVLYAEMKLPGQAWLEFKIINNTLYQAATFKPKGIWGNLYWYSVLPFHGFIFNGMLNKLIK
- a CDS encoding sterol desaturase family protein gives rise to the protein MISFLIFLGVFLIMECVTWLTHKYLMHGLMWYFHADHHQPKYANIFERNDIFFVIFALPSIVLFYFGVEGGVNYLFFIGLGITFYGFCYFTIHDVLIHQRFKWFKNTNNKYLIGLRKAHKVHHKHLGKEHGECFGMLFVPFKYYKI
- a CDS encoding SRPBCC family protein, producing the protein MKIYKQETVQHVNATVEECWAFFSNPKNLQKITPEGMGFEITDFDQKSMYPGQIIQYKVTPLFGITLSWMTLITCVKENSYFIDEQKFGPYSFWHHKHFFEATPNGTKMTDVVHYGLPLGFLGRIMNTLLVKNKLKSIFAYRVTKVDEMFNSKK
- a CDS encoding SDR family NAD(P)-dependent oxidoreductase — translated: MKNIVIIGGSKGIGNAILLQQLETNLVHNISRNSPEVSHPNLIHHSLNVLQDELPEIENIDTLIYCPGSINLKPIASLSIDDFRNDFEINVIGAVKTIQKYLPVLKKGTNPSIILFSTVAAKLGMPFHASITTAKAGVEGLVKSLGAELASVVRINAIAPTITETSLSANILRNDRMKENMVERHPMKGYLKPEEVAEMANFLISEKAKSISGQVFEMDYGIVTFKI
- a CDS encoding cryptochrome/photolyase family protein, which produces MIKQEVALFWFRRDLRLDDNVGLYHALTSKYPVVPIFIFDEAILDSLPKNDARVNFIYESLSNINAELQKIGSSLLVKKGKTMDVWQSLLQEFDVKEVFFNKDYEPYAIKRDLAICEVLNSNNSASFLFKDQVIFEEKEITKADGLPYTVYTPFKNKWLEKYKSLAPVQEYETSDKFSNFYKSNFAFPSLEEIGFEESTIKVRPHNLKYVGNYQDIRDFPALDKTTYLSPHLRFGTVSIRKLVNWAVHKNDVFLSELIWREFFMQILFSFPKVVTHNFKSAYDGIQWRNNEEDFKRWCSGNTGYPMVDAGMRELNETGYMHNRVRMVVASFLIKHLLVQWQWGEAYFAQKLLDYELSSNVGNWQWAAGTGCDAAPYFRVFNPEIQLKKFDEKGIYIRKWIKEFDLGYGEPMVDHAFARDRAIATYKSGILK
- the folE gene encoding GTP cyclohydrolase I FolE codes for the protein MILSKTKSYEKIEQYDTEVTAILADNYKTIIENLGEDVNREGLEKTPERVAKAMQYLTHGYELDPLQILKSALFTEDHKQMIIVKDIEVYSMCEHHMLPFFGKAHVAYIPNGKIVGLSKIPRIVDAFARRMQVQERLTDQIKDCIQEALNPLGVAVVIEAQHMCMQMRGIQKQNSVTTTSSFTGAFEKDKTRKEFISLVSNKLS